One segment of Stenotrophomonas sp. SAU14A_NAIMI4_8 DNA contains the following:
- a CDS encoding general secretion pathway protein GspN has protein sequence MKLDALPLRMGLLLAVAGWAGALWLATGFGLGSRLPAGPDDADRAAALPSLPPLAPERMAAADSYSAISERPLFAEDRRPRPYLLGGSEPAASAALRLTGVLLTDNFSMATFTTEQNRSLRLRLNGEAVDGWQLVALEPRQATVIGPSGNQVLELATFNGQGGEPPTVLRGANGAVPPAGVVVPPPPPSPASGSNSSAQRPVDLAASATAGPAAQSTPAPNTNANGPSEAQMQAIRERIQARRRQLQQQQQQQQQPSPPTGDGTNR, from the coding sequence ATGAAACTCGATGCGCTTCCGCTGCGCATGGGGCTGCTGCTGGCCGTGGCCGGCTGGGCAGGCGCGCTGTGGCTGGCCACCGGCTTCGGCCTGGGCAGCCGCCTGCCAGCAGGCCCGGACGATGCCGACCGTGCCGCAGCATTGCCCTCGCTGCCGCCACTGGCGCCCGAACGCATGGCTGCGGCCGACAGTTACAGCGCCATCAGCGAACGCCCGTTGTTCGCCGAAGACCGGCGCCCGCGCCCGTATCTGCTGGGCGGCAGCGAACCGGCCGCCAGCGCGGCCCTGCGCCTGACCGGTGTGCTGCTGACCGACAATTTCAGCATGGCCACCTTCACCACCGAACAGAACCGCTCACTGCGCCTGCGCCTGAACGGCGAGGCCGTGGACGGCTGGCAGCTGGTCGCGCTGGAACCGCGCCAGGCCACGGTCATCGGCCCGTCGGGCAACCAGGTGCTGGAACTGGCCACCTTCAACGGGCAGGGCGGCGAACCGCCGACCGTGCTGCGCGGGGCCAATGGCGCGGTGCCGCCGGCAGGCGTGGTGGTGCCGCCACCGCCACCCAGCCCGGCCAGCGGCAGCAACAGCAGCGCCCAGCGCCCGGTCGACCTTGCGGCCTCTGCGACTGCCGGTCCGGCGGCGCAGAGCACGCCTGCCCCCAACACCAATGCCAACGGTCCCAGCGAAGCGCAGATGCAGGCCATCCGCGAACGCATACAGGCCCGTCGCCGTCAGCTGCAGCAGCAACAACAGCAGCAGCAACAACCGTCGCCGCCCACGGGCGATGGCACCAACCGATAG
- a CDS encoding GspH/FimT family pseudopilin: MIRILPRRLPRPRLHGRRAAGLSLLEMLLVIALIAAIGLITAAGLSRGFAGMQLRSAGKDIANQLRMVRAQAIARGEPQRFVIEPAQHRWTGANQRQGTLPETLQVQFEGAAQLSTGPGQGVIEFHPDGGASGGRIRLQRDSAEWRIDVGWLTGEVRSGPWQAQ, translated from the coding sequence ATGATCCGCATCCTGCCGCGCCGGTTGCCCCGCCCGCGCCTGCACGGCAGGCGTGCAGCGGGCCTGTCGCTGCTGGAAATGCTGCTGGTGATCGCGCTGATCGCCGCCATCGGCCTGATCACCGCCGCGGGCCTGTCGCGCGGCTTTGCCGGCATGCAGCTGCGCAGCGCCGGCAAGGACATCGCCAACCAGCTGCGCATGGTGCGCGCCCAGGCCATCGCGCGGGGCGAACCGCAGCGGTTCGTTATCGAACCGGCGCAGCACCGCTGGACCGGCGCCAACCAGCGCCAGGGCACGCTGCCGGAAACGCTGCAGGTGCAGTTCGAAGGCGCCGCTCAGTTGTCCACGGGGCCGGGACAGGGCGTGATCGAGTTCCATCCGGACGGCGGCGCCAGCGGTGGCCGCATCCGCCTGCAGCGCGACAGCGCCGAATGGCGCATCGACGTGGGCTGGCTGACCGGCGAAGTACGCTCCGGCCCGTGGCAGGCGCAATGA
- the gspM gene encoding type II secretion system protein GspM: MPNPRRDRWLALALLLAVLGVAYLLLVHPWFTQPLLAINEDVAALRERQQRVQAQLQQQPQIEQRLKETRQVLEQRPGFLREATAEAAAAALGARLQDAVAMASPGNRSCTISNRTPLTDNRRDAEFVRVAMQVRLRCGVAELATVLHSLETGSPRLFVDNLNLIAQRFQQSANESGLGLDVSFELAGYLLPGAAADSAAPAVANAAGVAPEAAAPAEPAADAAADAAADSDAGEGAE; this comes from the coding sequence ATGCCCAACCCGCGCCGTGACCGCTGGCTGGCGCTGGCCCTGCTGCTGGCCGTGCTGGGCGTGGCCTACCTGCTGCTGGTGCACCCCTGGTTCACCCAGCCGCTGCTGGCCATCAACGAAGACGTGGCCGCGCTGCGCGAACGCCAGCAACGCGTGCAGGCGCAGCTGCAGCAGCAGCCGCAGATCGAACAACGCTTGAAGGAAACCCGCCAGGTGCTGGAACAGCGGCCCGGCTTCCTGCGCGAAGCCACCGCCGAAGCGGCTGCCGCCGCGCTGGGCGCACGGCTGCAGGATGCGGTGGCCATGGCCAGCCCCGGCAATCGCAGCTGCACGATCAGCAACCGCACGCCGCTGACCGACAACCGACGCGATGCCGAATTCGTGCGCGTGGCCATGCAGGTGCGGCTGCGCTGTGGCGTGGCCGAGCTGGCCACCGTGCTGCACAGCCTGGAAACCGGCAGCCCGCGTCTGTTCGTGGACAACCTGAACCTGATCGCGCAGCGCTTCCAGCAGTCGGCCAATGAATCCGGCCTGGGCCTGGATGTGTCCTTCGAGCTGGCCGGTTACCTGTTGCCCGGCGCGGCGGCCGACAGCGCGGCACCGGCGGTTGCCAACGCTGCGGGCGTTGCACCGGAAGCGGCCGCTCCGGCTGAGCCGGCTGCGGATGCCGCGGCCGATGCCGCCGCCGATTCCGATGCAGGGGAGGGCGCCGAATGA
- a CDS encoding type II secretion system F family protein → MPNYRYKALNPHGEVFDGQMEAASEAELIARLQDQGHLPMETRLADGGAVGGSSLRGLFRPRPLQGAALLQFTQQLATLLAAGQPLDRALSILLGLPEDERSRRAITDIRDVVRGGAPLSTALERQHGLFSRLYVNMVRAGEAGGSLHDTLQRLADYLERSRALQGKVVNALVYPAILLVVVGGALLFLLGYVVPQFAQMYESLDVALPWFTNIVLQIGLFVRDWWILLLVVPAVLVLLLERKLRQPAFRLALDGWLLQRRGIGRLLGELETARLARTLGTLLRNGVPLLGALGIARNVLGNRALATDVDSAADEVKNGAGLSLALSRGKRFPRLALQMIQVGEESGALDTMLLKAADTFEQDSARRIDRLLAAMVPAITLVLASVVGAVIVAVLVPLYDLTNAIG, encoded by the coding sequence ATGCCGAACTACCGCTACAAGGCGCTGAACCCGCATGGCGAAGTCTTCGATGGCCAGATGGAAGCGGCCAGCGAAGCCGAGCTGATCGCGCGCCTGCAGGACCAGGGGCATCTGCCCATGGAAACCCGGCTGGCCGATGGCGGCGCCGTGGGCGGCAGCAGCCTGCGTGGCCTGTTCCGGCCGCGGCCGCTGCAGGGCGCGGCGTTGCTGCAGTTCACCCAGCAGCTGGCCACCTTGCTGGCCGCTGGGCAGCCGCTGGATCGCGCACTGTCGATCCTGCTCGGCCTGCCCGAAGACGAGCGCTCGCGCCGGGCGATCACCGACATCCGCGACGTGGTGCGTGGCGGCGCGCCGCTGTCCACGGCACTGGAACGGCAGCACGGTCTGTTCTCGCGCCTGTACGTGAACATGGTGCGTGCCGGCGAAGCCGGTGGCAGCCTGCACGACACGCTGCAGCGCCTGGCCGATTACCTGGAACGCAGCCGCGCGCTGCAGGGCAAGGTGGTCAATGCCCTGGTCTACCCGGCCATCCTGCTGGTGGTGGTGGGCGGTGCGCTGCTGTTCCTGCTGGGCTACGTGGTGCCGCAGTTCGCGCAGATGTACGAAAGCCTGGACGTGGCGCTGCCATGGTTCACCAACATCGTGCTGCAGATCGGCCTGTTCGTGCGCGACTGGTGGATCCTGCTGCTGGTGGTGCCGGCGGTGCTGGTGCTGCTGCTGGAACGCAAACTGCGCCAGCCCGCGTTCCGCCTGGCACTGGATGGCTGGCTGCTGCAGCGCCGTGGCATCGGCCGCCTGCTGGGCGAACTGGAAACCGCACGCCTGGCGCGTACCCTGGGCACCCTGCTGCGCAACGGCGTGCCGCTGCTGGGCGCGCTGGGCATCGCCCGCAACGTGCTGGGCAACCGCGCGCTGGCCACCGATGTGGACAGCGCCGCAGACGAAGTGAAGAACGGTGCCGGCCTGTCGCTGGCATTGTCGCGCGGCAAGCGCTTCCCGCGCCTGGCCCTGCAGATGATCCAGGTGGGCGAAGAATCCGGCGCGCTGGACACCATGCTGCTGAAGGCGGCCGACACCTTCGAACAGGACAGTGCCCGCCGCATCGATCGCCTGCTGGCGGCCATGGTGCCGGCCATCACCCTGGTGCTGGCCTCGGTGGTCGGCGCGGTGATCGTGGCCGTGCTGGTGCCGCTGTACGACCTGACCAATGCCATCGGTTGA
- a CDS encoding PilN domain-containing protein, which yields MTAWQDSVRQVQGRIGPGVGHFLRWWRQSLLAWVPARWQWALGWSQARLLLQRDGDQVQVWRDGSAGPERVVRLPWPLAPADLDRVLEPRLRRLPRVWLLPVAQVLRRSLRLPSAAADRLHAVVGYEIDRQTPFEASQVSYDVRALGTAGDGLLQVELVAWPLRQLDTWRSQAGDWADALAGVDAIDEHGHTLQVNLLPPAQRQRRVDPSRRWNLVLAAAALLMLVLAALQLLDNRRDAADALREQVERSARSARGVASERSQLQALIDGAAFLEKQRSQRATTVELWTELTRRLPDGTYLEKLAIENNSLQLIGLSGQASQLVALLQDAPQWRKVNLTGVLQADGASSGRDRFTLTAELQPLPAAAAAPAARKEAADADAQPAP from the coding sequence ATGACAGCATGGCAGGACAGCGTGCGGCAGGTGCAGGGCCGGATCGGCCCTGGCGTCGGCCATTTCCTGCGCTGGTGGCGGCAATCGTTGCTGGCCTGGGTGCCGGCACGCTGGCAGTGGGCGCTGGGCTGGTCGCAGGCGCGTCTGCTGCTGCAGCGCGACGGCGACCAGGTGCAGGTCTGGCGTGATGGCAGCGCCGGCCCCGAACGCGTGGTGCGCCTGCCGTGGCCGCTGGCGCCGGCCGATCTGGACCGCGTGCTGGAACCGCGCCTGCGGCGCCTGCCGCGCGTCTGGCTGCTGCCGGTGGCACAGGTCCTGCGCCGCAGCCTGCGCCTGCCCAGCGCCGCCGCCGATCGCCTGCACGCCGTGGTGGGCTATGAAATCGACCGGCAGACACCCTTCGAGGCCAGCCAGGTCAGCTACGACGTGCGCGCCCTGGGCACGGCCGGCGATGGCCTGCTGCAGGTCGAGCTGGTCGCCTGGCCGCTGCGCCAGCTGGACACCTGGCGCAGCCAGGCCGGTGACTGGGCCGATGCCCTGGCCGGCGTGGATGCCATCGACGAACACGGCCACACGCTGCAGGTGAACCTGCTGCCGCCGGCGCAGCGCCAGCGCCGCGTGGATCCCAGCCGGCGCTGGAACCTGGTGTTGGCGGCCGCGGCGTTGCTGATGCTGGTGCTGGCCGCACTGCAGTTGCTGGACAACCGGCGCGACGCCGCCGACGCCCTGCGCGAACAGGTCGAGCGCAGCGCCCGCAGTGCCCGCGGCGTGGCCAGTGAACGCAGCCAGCTGCAGGCGCTGATCGACGGCGCCGCCTTCCTGGAAAAGCAGCGCAGCCAGCGTGCCACCACGGTGGAACTGTGGACCGAGCTGACCCGGCGCCTGCCCGACGGCACCTATCTGGAAAAACTGGCGATCGAAAACAACAGCCTGCAGTTGATCGGGCTCAGTGGGCAGGCATCGCAACTGGTCGCGCTGCTGCAGGATGCGCCGCAGTGGCGCAAGGTGAACCTGACCGGCGTGCTGCAGGCCGACGGCGCCAGCAGTGGCCGCGACCGCTTCACCCTGACCGCCGAACTGCAGCCGTTGCCGGCCGCCGCCGCCGCCCCCGCTGCACGCAAGGAGGCGGCCGATGCCGATGCCCAACCCGCGCCGTGA
- a CDS encoding prepilin-type N-terminal cleavage/methylation domain-containing protein, with protein MKRRARGFTLLEVIVAFALLGLALTLLLGSLSGGARQVKDAELRTRAVLHAQSLLAAAGVEEPLQAGRQQGEWEQGRFHWELQVQPWVEPRAGNVPVADSPGAPWLAELQLQVRWGDGAREQLRWRSLRLLPPDLERAR; from the coding sequence ATGAAGCGGCGCGCGCGTGGCTTCACCCTGCTGGAAGTGATCGTGGCCTTCGCCCTGCTGGGCCTGGCGCTGACCTTGCTGCTGGGCAGCCTGTCAGGCGGCGCGCGGCAGGTGAAGGACGCCGAGCTGCGCACCCGTGCGGTGCTGCATGCGCAATCGCTGCTGGCCGCCGCCGGGGTGGAGGAACCGCTGCAGGCCGGGCGCCAGCAGGGCGAGTGGGAGCAGGGGCGCTTCCATTGGGAACTGCAGGTGCAGCCCTGGGTGGAGCCGCGCGCGGGCAACGTGCCGGTCGCCGATTCCCCTGGCGCGCCGTGGCTGGCCGAACTGCAGTTGCAGGTGCGCTGGGGCGATGGCGCGCGCGAACAATTGCGTTGGCGCAGTCTGCGCCTGCTGCCGCCGGACCTGGAGCGTGCACGGTGA
- a CDS encoding general secretion pathway protein GspK — translation MRTRRGAALVLVLWLIALMTALVGAFALTARVEHLQQRVLDDDGRGQERARAGLEYALMRLRADPQRPAWQADGRTYRWQFDDARVDIRVVDENGKINLNVADAALLTAFLKALGESPDEAQRLAGAIIDWRDEDSLQQPGGGAEAPDYAAAGLPYGPRNKRFETLGELQRVLGMRAALYQAMLPHITLYSRMARPDPRFATAPVLAALGLDAEQVLAQRAQQERDEDSGAGTSTLASGSGTYSIECRAIDGSGRQSVLKAVVRNGSGGVPGQTYTVLRWEQGMAAR, via the coding sequence ATGAGGACCAGGCGCGGGGCCGCGCTGGTGCTGGTGCTGTGGCTGATCGCACTGATGACCGCGCTGGTGGGCGCATTCGCGCTGACCGCCCGGGTCGAGCACCTGCAGCAGCGGGTGCTGGATGACGACGGGCGCGGCCAGGAACGTGCGCGTGCCGGCCTGGAATATGCGCTGATGCGACTGCGCGCCGATCCGCAGCGCCCGGCCTGGCAGGCCGACGGCCGCACCTACCGGTGGCAGTTCGACGATGCCCGCGTGGATATCCGCGTGGTGGACGAGAACGGCAAGATCAATCTGAATGTCGCCGACGCTGCGCTGCTCACCGCCTTCCTGAAGGCATTGGGCGAAAGTCCCGACGAGGCGCAGCGGCTGGCCGGGGCCATCATCGACTGGCGCGACGAGGACAGCCTGCAGCAGCCCGGCGGTGGCGCCGAAGCGCCCGACTACGCAGCGGCCGGCCTGCCGTATGGCCCGCGCAACAAGCGCTTTGAAACCCTGGGCGAGCTGCAGCGGGTGCTGGGCATGCGCGCGGCGCTGTACCAGGCCATGCTGCCGCACATCACCCTGTACAGCCGCATGGCGCGGCCCGATCCGCGCTTCGCCACCGCCCCGGTGCTGGCGGCGCTGGGGCTGGACGCCGAGCAGGTATTGGCGCAACGGGCCCAGCAGGAGCGTGACGAAGATTCAGGTGCGGGCACGTCAACCCTTGCCAGCGGCAGCGGCACCTATAGTATCGAGTGCCGCGCCATCGACGGCAGTGGACGCCAGTCGGTTCTGAAGGCGGTGGTACGCAACGGCTCGGGCGGAGTGCCCGGCCAGACCTACACAGTGCTTCGCTGGGAGCAGGGAATGGCAGCAAGATGA
- a CDS encoding type II secretion system protein J — protein sequence MKRQARGFTLVEVMLATVLLAGGLALAFASVRSAMAVSQRGEQIAADSERMRAVQGLLRRQLSAALRSPMEVPDPTREPVYFSGDESGMQFVADLPGYLGRGGPYLHALQVEGQAGERRLLLGLVLLQEGEQLPETPPRAPEVLAEHLRDVQLRYRGVDAASGQMTDWLPRWDDTRRLPLLVEVQVRPARGPAWPPLVVALRAGGAAGGIR from the coding sequence GTGAAACGGCAGGCGCGCGGCTTCACCCTGGTGGAAGTGATGCTGGCCACCGTGCTGCTGGCAGGTGGCCTGGCGCTGGCCTTTGCCAGCGTGCGTTCGGCCATGGCGGTCAGCCAACGTGGTGAACAGATCGCCGCCGACAGCGAGCGCATGCGCGCGGTGCAGGGGCTGCTGCGGCGGCAGTTGAGTGCAGCGCTGCGCAGTCCGATGGAAGTACCGGACCCCACCCGCGAGCCGGTGTACTTCAGTGGCGATGAAAGCGGCATGCAGTTCGTGGCCGATCTGCCGGGTTACCTGGGCCGCGGCGGCCCCTACCTGCACGCGCTGCAGGTGGAGGGGCAGGCCGGCGAGCGCCGCCTGTTGCTGGGCCTGGTGCTGCTGCAGGAAGGCGAACAGCTGCCGGAAACCCCGCCGCGTGCGCCGGAAGTGCTGGCCGAGCACCTGCGTGATGTGCAGCTGCGCTACCGCGGCGTGGATGCCGCCAGCGGCCAGATGACCGACTGGTTGCCACGCTGGGACGATACCCGCCGCCTGCCGTTGCTGGTGGAAGTGCAGGTGCGACCCGCGCGCGGCCCGGCCTGGCCGCCGCTGGTGGTTGCCCTGCGTGCCGGTGGTGCCGCCGGAGGCATCCGATGA
- a CDS encoding S8 family peptidase, whose translation MTKKQNLRINVLAAAVLSLTVGVGAAHAINPGTPSAPARVASADQQAVDGIIVKYRTGTAAASDRSSKLTVVQSALSRAIVSSGTSSRALSLSPQVERKLGTGSDLIRLKSRLAGAEMKKVLAELNADPSVQYAVANVRLQRSDLRASNAQPALVPNDPNYTQYQWNFYNATSGVNAPAAWDVSQGEGVVVAVLDTGILPGVPDFGDNLLPGYDFISDKESSRRPTDGRAPGATDYGDWVETANECYNGSQPEGSSWHGTHVAGTIAEVTNNGSALAGLAYKAKVLPVRVLGKCGGTLADISDAITWASGGTVAGIPANTTPAEIINMSLGGGGACDAAYQDAINGAVSRGTLVVVAAGNDTDNAANYRPSSCANVVSVGATRVTGGITYYSNYGTVVDLAAPGGGGSVDGNPNGYIWQVGSSSDTTPDAGEWVLMGKGGTSMSSPHVAAVAALVQSALAANGKDPLSPAELETLLKQSARRFPVTIPAATPIGTGIVDAKAALDAALKEPCTENCEPEGIPLTNKVAVSGVAGAAGSETVYTFQAEAGKQLSVLTYGGTGNVSVYLAQGRVPTATDNDAKSTRPGNTETVRVAKPVAGTYYVKVVGEAAFGGVTILATQ comes from the coding sequence GTGACCAAGAAGCAGAACCTTCGCATCAACGTACTGGCTGCCGCCGTGCTGTCGCTGACGGTCGGCGTCGGTGCCGCCCATGCGATCAATCCGGGCACGCCCAGCGCACCGGCCCGTGTGGCCAGCGCCGACCAGCAGGCCGTGGACGGCATCATCGTCAAGTACCGCACCGGTACCGCCGCCGCCAGTGACCGTTCGAGCAAGCTCACCGTCGTGCAGTCGGCGCTGTCGCGCGCGATTGTCAGCAGCGGCACCAGCAGCCGCGCGCTGTCGCTGTCGCCGCAGGTCGAGCGCAAGCTCGGCACCGGTAGCGATCTGATCCGCCTGAAGTCGCGCCTGGCCGGCGCGGAAATGAAGAAGGTGCTGGCCGAGCTGAACGCCGATCCGTCGGTGCAGTACGCCGTGGCCAACGTGCGCCTGCAGCGTTCGGACCTGCGCGCCAGCAACGCGCAGCCGGCACTGGTGCCCAACGATCCGAACTACACCCAGTACCAGTGGAACTTCTACAACGCCACCAGCGGCGTGAACGCGCCGGCGGCGTGGGATGTCTCGCAGGGCGAAGGCGTGGTCGTGGCTGTGCTCGACACCGGCATCCTGCCGGGCGTGCCGGACTTCGGCGACAACCTGCTGCCGGGCTACGACTTCATCAGCGACAAGGAATCCTCGCGCCGCCCGACCGACGGTCGCGCCCCGGGCGCCACCGACTACGGTGACTGGGTGGAAACGGCCAACGAGTGCTACAACGGCTCGCAGCCGGAAGGCAGCTCCTGGCACGGCACCCACGTGGCCGGCACCATCGCCGAAGTGACCAACAACGGCAGCGCGCTGGCGGGCCTGGCCTACAAGGCCAAGGTGCTGCCGGTGCGCGTGCTCGGCAAGTGCGGCGGCACCCTGGCCGACATCAGCGACGCCATCACCTGGGCCTCCGGTGGCACCGTGGCCGGCATTCCGGCCAACACCACCCCGGCTGAAATCATCAACATGAGCCTGGGCGGCGGTGGCGCGTGCGACGCGGCCTACCAGGATGCAATCAATGGCGCCGTCTCGCGCGGCACCCTGGTGGTGGTGGCGGCCGGCAATGACACCGACAACGCCGCCAACTACCGTCCGTCCAGCTGCGCCAACGTGGTCTCGGTCGGCGCCACCCGCGTCACCGGCGGCATCACCTACTACTCCAACTACGGCACGGTGGTCGATCTGGCCGCACCGGGTGGCGGTGGCAGCGTGGACGGCAACCCGAACGGCTACATCTGGCAGGTCGGCTCCAGCTCCGACACCACGCCCGATGCCGGTGAGTGGGTGCTGATGGGCAAGGGCGGTACCTCCATGTCCTCGCCGCACGTGGCTGCCGTGGCCGCCCTGGTGCAGAGCGCACTGGCTGCCAATGGCAAGGATCCGCTCAGCCCGGCTGAGCTGGAAACGCTGCTGAAGCAGTCGGCACGTCGCTTCCCGGTCACCATTCCGGCCGCCACCCCGATCGGCACCGGCATCGTTGATGCCAAGGCCGCACTGGATGCTGCGCTGAAGGAACCGTGCACCGAGAACTGCGAACCGGAAGGCATTCCGCTGACCAACAAGGTCGCCGTCAGTGGCGTGGCCGGCGCCGCCGGCAGCGAAACCGTCTACACCTTCCAGGCTGAAGCCGGCAAGCAGCTGAGCGTGCTGACCTATGGCGGCACCGGCAATGTGTCGGTCTACCTGGCGCAGGGCCGCGTGCCCACCGCCACCGACAACGATGCCAAGTCGACCCGCCCGGGCAACACCGAAACCGTGCGCGTGGCCAAGCCGGTTGCCGGTACCTACTACGTGAAGGTGGTGGGCGAGGCGGCATTCGGCGGCGTGACCATCCTGGCCACCCAGTAA
- the gspE gene encoding type II secretion system ATPase GspE produces the protein MNALAATAHDDAEGRILDALLSRGRLKDADLARARPLHAEAGGSLLALLVRLGLVSERDQAQASADVLGLPLLEGKQLPEAPPQSLAEGLPLSQRFLKQFHVCPLALDEHGVRLWLADAHDPYPQQAVQLALGVPVTPVLGMRAEIDDLVERWFGQGRSAMGAIVETADGEGGAVDDIEHLRDLASEAPVIRLVNLVIQRAVELRASDIHVEPFESRLKVRYRVDGVLVEGESPPANLTAAVISRIKIMARLNIAERRLPQDGRIMLRVQGKELDLRVSTVPTAHGESVVMRLLDRETVVFDFHRLGFTDAFLPQFRKVLEQPHGILLVTGPTGSGKTTTLYTALSQLNTADVKIITVEDPVEYQIEGINQIQAKPQIGLDFANALRSIVRQDPDIIMIGEMRDLETARIAIQSALTGHLVLSTLHTNNAAGGITRLLDMGVEDYLLTSTINGILAQRLVRRLEPTHAERYEASPEEIERFELRRLQPQGTIHLFRPKPSALAPTGYLGRTTIMEFLVMNDALRRAVMRRDGMGEIERIAREAGMRTMYEDGLAKALSGQTTIEEVLRVTEEG, from the coding sequence GTGAACGCGCTCGCTGCTACCGCCCACGACGACGCCGAAGGCCGCATCCTGGATGCCCTGCTGTCGCGTGGCCGGTTGAAGGATGCTGACCTGGCGCGCGCGCGCCCGCTGCATGCCGAAGCCGGCGGCAGCCTGCTGGCGCTGCTGGTGCGGCTGGGCCTGGTCTCCGAACGTGACCAGGCGCAGGCCAGCGCCGACGTGCTCGGCCTGCCGCTGCTGGAAGGCAAACAGTTGCCCGAAGCTCCGCCGCAGTCGCTGGCCGAAGGGCTGCCGCTGTCGCAGCGGTTCCTCAAGCAGTTCCATGTCTGCCCGTTGGCGCTGGACGAACACGGTGTACGGCTTTGGCTGGCCGATGCGCACGATCCCTACCCGCAGCAGGCCGTGCAGCTGGCGCTGGGCGTGCCGGTCACCCCGGTGCTGGGCATGCGCGCGGAGATCGACGATCTGGTTGAACGCTGGTTCGGCCAGGGCCGCAGTGCGATGGGCGCCATCGTGGAAACCGCCGATGGTGAAGGCGGCGCGGTGGACGATATCGAACACCTGCGCGACCTGGCCTCGGAAGCACCGGTCATCCGCCTGGTCAACCTGGTCATCCAGCGGGCGGTGGAACTGCGCGCCTCCGATATCCACGTTGAACCGTTTGAAAGCCGGCTGAAGGTGCGTTACCGCGTGGACGGCGTGCTGGTGGAGGGCGAAAGCCCGCCGGCCAACCTGACCGCGGCGGTGATCAGCCGCATCAAGATCATGGCGCGCTTGAACATCGCCGAGCGCCGCCTGCCGCAGGATGGCCGCATCATGCTGCGCGTGCAGGGCAAGGAACTCGACCTGCGTGTCAGCACCGTTCCCACCGCGCACGGCGAAAGCGTGGTCATGCGCCTGCTCGACCGCGAAACCGTGGTGTTCGACTTCCACCGTCTCGGTTTCACCGATGCCTTCCTGCCGCAGTTCCGCAAGGTGCTGGAACAACCGCACGGCATCCTGCTGGTCACTGGTCCCACTGGGTCGGGCAAGACCACCACGCTGTACACCGCGCTCAGCCAGCTCAATACCGCCGACGTCAAGATCATCACCGTCGAAGACCCGGTCGAATACCAGATCGAAGGCATCAACCAGATCCAGGCCAAGCCGCAGATCGGCCTGGATTTCGCCAACGCGCTGCGCAGCATCGTGCGCCAGGATCCGGACATCATCATGATCGGCGAAATGCGCGATCTGGAAACCGCGCGCATCGCGATCCAGTCGGCGCTGACCGGTCACCTGGTGCTGTCCACCCTGCATACCAACAACGCCGCCGGTGGCATCACCCGCCTGCTCGACATGGGCGTGGAAGACTATCTGCTGACGTCCACCATCAACGGCATCCTGGCCCAGCGCCTGGTGCGCCGCCTGGAGCCCACCCACGCCGAGCGCTACGAGGCCTCGCCGGAGGAAATCGAACGTTTCGAACTGCGCCGCCTGCAGCCGCAGGGCACCATCCATCTGTTCCGACCGAAGCCGTCGGCGCTGGCGCCTACCGGTTACCTGGGGCGCACCACCATCATGGAATTCCTGGTGATGAACGATGCGCTGCGGCGCGCGGTGATGCGCCGCGATGGCATGGGCGAGATCGAACGCATCGCCCGCGAGGCCGGCATGCGCACCATGTACGAAGATGGCCTGGCCAAGGCGTTGAGCGGGCAGACCACCATCGAAGAAGTGCTGCGCGTGACCGAGGAGGGTTGA
- the gspG gene encoding type II secretion system major pseudopilin GspG — protein MIASRRPIRLSFTGARHQSGMSLLEIIIVIVLIGAVLTLVASRVLGGADRGKANIAKAQVQTVASKIDNYQLDTGKLPGTLEDLINAPAGTGGWLGPYAKAADLNDPWGHALEYRAPGEGQPYDLISLGKDGKQGGSSVDADIRYEP, from the coding sequence ATGATTGCTTCCCGTCGACCGATCCGCCTTTCCTTCACCGGCGCCCGCCACCAGTCGGGCATGAGCCTGCTGGAAATCATCATCGTCATCGTGCTGATCGGCGCGGTGCTGACCCTGGTCGCCAGCCGCGTGCTGGGCGGCGCCGACCGCGGCAAGGCCAACATCGCCAAGGCGCAGGTGCAGACCGTGGCATCGAAGATCGACAACTACCAGCTCGATACCGGCAAGCTGCCGGGCACGCTGGAAGACCTGATCAACGCCCCGGCCGGCACCGGTGGCTGGCTGGGCCCGTACGCCAAGGCGGCCGATCTGAACGACCCGTGGGGGCATGCGCTGGAATACCGCGCACCGGGTGAAGGCCAGCCCTACGATCTGATCAGCCTGGGCAAGGATGGCAAGCAGGGCGGCAGCAGCGTCGATGCCGATATCCGCTACGAGCCGTAA